The following proteins come from a genomic window of Anaerobutyricum hallii:
- the der gene encoding ribosome biogenesis GTPase Der has translation MSKPVVAVVGRPNVGKSTLFNALAGSRISIVEDTPGVTRDRIYAEVSWLDYQFTLIDTGGIEPESDDIIISRMREQAETAIMTADVILFLVDVRQGLVDADFKVADMLRRSHRPVLLVVNKVDNFEKYMPDVYEFYNLGLGDPIPVSAQGKLGIGDMLDHVIEQFETPAREEEEEDERPKIAVIGKPNAGKSSIINKLLGEERVIVSPVAGTTRDAIDTTVKRNGQEYIFIDTAGLRRKSKIKEELERYSIIRTVTAVERCDVAVLIIDATEGITEQDAKIAGIAHERGKGMIIAVNKWDLVEKDNTTMKKFTEKIREKLSYMPYAELIFLSAKTGQRLPKLFDMIDAVIENCALRVQTGVLNEILTEAMAMKQPPSDKGKRLRIYYITQVSVKPPTFVMFINEKKLTHFSYTRYIENQIRTTFGFRGTPIHFIYRERKEK, from the coding sequence ATGAGTAAACCGGTTGTTGCGGTGGTAGGCCGCCCGAATGTAGGGAAATCTACGCTGTTTAATGCGTTAGCAGGAAGCAGGATTTCAATAGTAGAAGACACACCAGGAGTAACAAGGGACCGTATCTATGCGGAGGTCAGCTGGTTAGACTATCAGTTTACCCTGATTGATACCGGAGGAATTGAACCTGAGTCTGATGACATTATCATTTCACGAATGAGGGAACAGGCAGAGACAGCAATTATGACAGCAGATGTTATTTTGTTCCTTGTAGATGTACGTCAGGGACTTGTAGATGCAGATTTTAAAGTGGCAGATATGTTACGCCGTTCGCATCGTCCGGTTCTTCTTGTCGTAAACAAAGTAGATAACTTTGAAAAATATATGCCGGATGTCTATGAATTTTATAATCTTGGTCTTGGTGATCCGATTCCTGTTTCTGCACAGGGCAAACTTGGAATAGGTGATATGTTAGATCATGTAATTGAACAGTTTGAAACACCGGCACGAGAAGAGGAAGAGGAAGATGAACGTCCGAAGATTGCGGTAATCGGTAAACCGAATGCAGGTAAGTCTTCGATTATCAATAAGCTTCTTGGAGAAGAACGAGTGATTGTATCTCCGGTTGCAGGAACGACAAGAGATGCGATTGATACAACGGTAAAGCGTAATGGTCAGGAATATATCTTTATTGATACAGCGGGGCTTCGTAGAAAGAGTAAGATTAAAGAAGAATTAGAGCGTTACAGTATTATTCGTACCGTTACAGCCGTAGAGCGTTGTGATGTTGCCGTTTTGATTATTGATGCAACGGAAGGAATTACGGAGCAGGATGCAAAGATTGCAGGAATTGCCCACGAACGTGGTAAAGGTATGATTATTGCAGTGAACAAGTGGGATCTTGTGGAAAAAGATAATACCACGATGAAGAAGTTCACAGAAAAGATTCGCGAAAAGCTTTCCTATATGCCATATGCGGAACTGATTTTCCTTTCTGCAAAGACAGGACAGAGACTTCCAAAGCTTTTTGATATGATTGATGCCGTAATTGAAAACTGTGCCCTTCGTGTACAGACAGGTGTCTTAAATGAAATTCTTACCGAAGCAATGGCTATGAAGCAGCCACCATCAGATAAAGGTAAGCGTTTACGAATTTACTATATTACTCAGGTTTCTGTAAAGCCGCCGACATTTGTTATGTTCATTAACGAGAAGAAACTGACACATTTTTCATATACCAGATATATTGAGAATCAGATCCGTACGACATTTGGTTTTCGTGGTACTCCGATCCATTTCATCTATCGTGAGAGAAAGGAGAAGTAA
- the abc-f gene encoding ribosomal protection-like ABC-F family protein, whose product MILACQKIEKAFGGKSVLNNVNFLINEGEKAAVIGINGAGKTTLFKIITGEYEADHGEVIFQKGSTYGYLSQIIDVSSHRSIYEEMLDAKKDIIELEKKIRQLEKDISTLSGEALESAMESYSRFTDRFEKANGYAWKSEIIGVLKGLGFDESQFDTPIHTLSGGQKTRVALSRILLMHPDLILLDEPTNHLDMESIRWLETFLSNYRGAVLIVSHDRYFLDKVVDKVIEIERGNSQVFNGNYSAYAEKKKAQRDAQMKLYMNQQQEIHHQEEVITKLRSFNREKSIKRAESREKMLSKIELVDKPVTLNSKMRITLEPEVLSGNDVLTIEGLSKSFGDKALFRNLNVQIKRGEVVGLLGANGTGKTTLLKIINRQLRADSGKIRYGSKVSIGYYDQEQHVLDDSKTIFDEISDAYPKLTNTRIRNVLAAFLFTGEDVFQVIGTLSGGEKGRVSLAKLMLSNANFIILDEPTNHLDIQSREILEEAINNYEGTVFYVSHDRYFINQTATRILDLSPEGIVNYKGNYNYYLEQKEAGNVSADSDNITLAASADKSPAPSPEKAKEDWKRSREEAAKQRKRANDLKKTEKEISRLEAENDQLKNEMALPENATNVSKLMELNTKFEENESTLLELYDKWEELSE is encoded by the coding sequence ATGATTTTAGCCTGTCAGAAAATCGAAAAAGCATTCGGAGGCAAATCCGTATTAAATAATGTTAATTTTTTAATTAATGAAGGGGAAAAGGCTGCTGTAATCGGTATCAACGGCGCCGGTAAAACCACTCTTTTCAAAATTATCACCGGAGAATATGAGGCAGATCATGGGGAGGTTATCTTTCAGAAAGGATCTACTTATGGCTACTTATCTCAGATCATTGACGTAAGTTCTCATCGCAGCATTTATGAAGAAATGCTTGATGCCAAAAAAGATATCATCGAACTAGAAAAGAAAATACGTCAGTTAGAAAAAGATATCAGCACTTTGTCCGGTGAAGCACTAGAAAGCGCAATGGAAAGTTATTCCCGTTTCACTGACCGCTTTGAGAAGGCAAATGGTTATGCCTGGAAAAGCGAAATTATCGGTGTATTAAAAGGTCTTGGTTTTGATGAAAGCCAGTTTGACACACCAATCCATACACTTTCCGGAGGACAGAAGACCCGCGTAGCACTCAGCCGTATTCTTCTGATGCACCCGGATCTCATTTTACTTGATGAGCCGACTAACCACCTTGATATGGAATCCATTCGCTGGTTAGAAACTTTCCTTTCTAACTACCGGGGTGCGGTGCTTATTGTTTCCCATGACCGCTATTTTCTTGATAAAGTTGTTGATAAAGTAATCGAGATCGAGCGTGGAAACAGTCAGGTATTTAACGGCAACTACAGTGCTTACGCCGAAAAGAAAAAAGCACAGCGTGATGCCCAGATGAAACTTTATATGAATCAGCAACAAGAAATCCACCATCAGGAGGAGGTAATCACAAAGCTTCGCTCTTTCAATCGTGAAAAGTCCATCAAACGTGCCGAAAGCCGGGAGAAAATGCTTAGTAAGATTGAACTTGTCGATAAACCTGTGACTTTAAACAGTAAGATGCGTATCACTTTAGAACCGGAAGTACTTAGTGGAAACGATGTTCTTACTATTGAAGGACTTTCCAAATCTTTTGGTGATAAGGCTTTATTCCGTAATTTAAATGTTCAGATTAAACGTGGGGAAGTTGTTGGACTCCTCGGTGCCAACGGTACCGGAAAAACCACTCTTTTAAAAATCATTAACCGCCAGCTTCGTGCTGACTCTGGAAAAATCCGCTACGGCTCTAAGGTGTCCATCGGTTATTATGATCAGGAACAACATGTATTAGACGATTCCAAAACAATTTTTGATGAAATTTCTGATGCCTATCCAAAGCTGACTAATACCCGCATCCGAAATGTTCTTGCTGCCTTTCTTTTTACCGGCGAAGATGTATTTCAGGTCATCGGCACTTTGAGTGGTGGCGAAAAAGGACGAGTTTCTCTCGCTAAACTCATGCTTTCCAATGCGAACTTCATCATTCTTGATGAGCCGACCAACCATTTAGACATCCAGTCCAGAGAAATTTTAGAAGAAGCGATTAACAACTATGAGGGAACTGTATTTTACGTTTCCCATGACCGTTACTTCATTAATCAAACAGCCACAAGAATCCTGGACTTATCCCCAGAAGGCATCGTAAACTATAAAGGCAACTACAACTATTACTTAGAACAAAAAGAAGCTGGAAACGTATCTGCTGACAGCGATAACATCACACTTGCTGCCTCCGCTGATAAATCTCCTGCCCCTTCTCCAGAAAAAGCCAAGGAGGACTGGAAACGTTCGCGTGAAGAGGCCGCAAAACAGCGTAAGCGTGCCAACGATTTAAAGAAGACAGAAAAAGAAATCAGTCGCTTAGAAGCAGAAAATGATCAGTTAAAAAATGAAATGGCATTACCTGAAAATGCTACCAATGTATCAAAACTTATGGAACTCAATACTAAATTTGAAGAAAATGAATCTACCTTACTAGAACTCTATGACAAATGGGAAGAATTATCAGAATAA
- a CDS encoding redox-sensing transcriptional repressor Rex has translation MPGNKAVVKTGNEKSISPAVIKRLPRYYRYLGDLLKNDVVRISSKELSQRMNVTASQIRQDLNNFGGFGQQGYGYNVEYLYNEMGKILGLDRTNNIIIVGAGNLGQALANNQDFDSNGFKIIGLFDVNPRLIGMTVRGVEVYDIDMLETFLKEHEVMIAALTLPKSKAVKVAEQLVDLGIKALWNFAPVDLHFSEDILVENVHLAESIMTLSYRIHSQNQ, from the coding sequence ATGCCAGGCAATAAAGCAGTTGTAAAAACAGGGAATGAAAAGTCAATTTCTCCGGCAGTGATAAAAAGATTACCCCGGTACTATCGGTATCTTGGAGATTTACTGAAGAATGATGTTGTTCGTATTTCTTCAAAGGAACTGAGTCAGAGAATGAACGTCACTGCTTCTCAGATTCGTCAGGATTTAAATAATTTTGGTGGGTTTGGTCAGCAGGGATATGGTTATAATGTAGAGTATCTTTATAATGAGATGGGTAAGATTCTGGGTCTGGATAGAACAAATAACATCATTATCGTAGGTGCGGGTAATCTTGGTCAGGCGTTGGCGAATAACCAGGATTTTGACAGTAATGGATTTAAAATTATCGGACTTTTCGATGTGAATCCAAGATTAATTGGTATGACAGTGCGGGGTGTGGAAGTATATGATATCGACATGCTGGAAACATTTTTAAAAGAGCATGAGGTAATGATTGCTGCATTAACGTTACCGAAGTCAAAAGCGGTAAAGGTTGCAGAACAGTTAGTTGATTTAGGAATTAAGGCATTATGGAACTTTGCACCGGTAGATTTACATTTTTCAGAAGATATTCTGGTTGAGAATGTACATCTTGCAGAGAGTATTATGACATTGTCTTATAGAATTCACAGTCAGAATCAATAG
- a CDS encoding 2-isopropylmalate synthase — protein sequence MDNRSVRLNKKSNLLKLDEYMYPLVDTDKPNVFRNLFPYEEVPKIAFNDRIVPHEMPEDIWITDTTFRDGQQSRTPYSTDQIVHIYDAFHRLGGPKGIIRQCEFFLYSKKDRDAVYKCMEKGYKFPEITSWIRASKKDFELVKEIGLKETGILVSCSDYHIFYKMKMTRKQAMEHYLGVVRECLETGISPRCHLEDITRSDIYGFVIPFCLELMKLKDEYGIPVKIRACDTMGYGVNFPGAVIPRSVPGIIYGLKEHAGVPSELLEWHGHNDFYKAVNNSTTAWLYGASAVNSALFGIGERTGNTPLEAMVFEYAQLRGTLDGMDTTVITELAEYYEKEIGYHIPERTPFVGKNFNVTRAGIHADGLLKNEEIYNIFDTDKLLNRPVLVAVSNTSGLAGIAHWINTYYRLKGDKAVDKKSPLVAEVKKWVDQEYETGRVTAITDGELEKVIKESSKKLNVNLIP from the coding sequence ATGGATAACCGCTCAGTTCGGCTGAACAAAAAATCAAATTTATTGAAATTAGATGAATATATGTACCCGCTGGTTGATACGGATAAGCCTAATGTATTCCGTAATCTGTTCCCGTATGAGGAAGTGCCGAAAATAGCCTTTAATGACCGAATCGTACCTCATGAAATGCCGGAAGATATCTGGATTACGGATACAACTTTCCGCGATGGACAGCAGTCAAGAACGCCGTATTCAACAGATCAGATCGTGCATATATATGATGCATTCCACCGCTTAGGAGGACCGAAAGGAATTATTCGTCAGTGCGAATTTTTCTTATATAGTAAAAAAGATAGAGATGCGGTATATAAATGTATGGAAAAGGGTTATAAATTTCCTGAAATTACAAGCTGGATTCGTGCAAGTAAGAAAGACTTTGAATTAGTAAAAGAAATTGGTTTAAAAGAAACCGGAATTCTTGTAAGCTGTTCTGATTACCATATTTTCTATAAAATGAAAATGACAAGAAAACAGGCGATGGAACATTATTTAGGCGTTGTAAGAGAATGTCTTGAAACCGGAATCAGTCCAAGATGCCACCTGGAAGATATTACCCGTTCTGATATTTATGGATTTGTTATTCCATTTTGTCTGGAGCTTATGAAATTAAAAGATGAGTATGGTATTCCTGTAAAAATTCGTGCCTGCGATACGATGGGATATGGAGTAAACTTCCCAGGAGCTGTGATTCCACGTTCTGTGCCGGGAATTATTTATGGATTAAAAGAACATGCCGGAGTACCATCAGAATTACTAGAATGGCATGGTCATAATGATTTCTATAAAGCAGTGAATAATTCTACAACAGCATGGCTTTATGGAGCATCTGCTGTAAACAGTGCATTATTTGGAATCGGTGAACGTACAGGAAACACCCCGCTTGAGGCAATGGTATTTGAATATGCCCAGCTTCGTGGAACATTAGACGGAATGGATACTACAGTTATTACAGAACTGGCAGAGTATTATGAGAAAGAGATTGGATATCACATTCCAGAAAGAACACCGTTTGTAGGAAAGAACTTTAATGTGACAAGAGCCGGAATCCATGCAGATGGTCTTCTTAAAAATGAAGAAATCTATAACATATTTGATACAGATAAATTGTTAAACCGTCCGGTGCTTGTAGCGGTATCAAATACAAGCGGACTTGCTGGAATTGCCCATTGGATAAATACTTACTATCGCTTAAAGGGAGATAAGGCAGTAGACAAGAAGAGTCCACTGGTAGCCGAGGTAAAGAAGTGGGTTGATCAGGAATATGAAACAGGTCGAGTAACTGCAATTACAGATGGCGAATTAGAAAAAGTAATTAAAGAAAGCAGCAAAAAATTAAATGTTAACCTAATCCCATAA
- the plsY gene encoding glycerol-3-phosphate 1-O-acyltransferase PlsY yields the protein MTAVYYVLVIVVGYFCGCIESGYLVGKLCGMDIRDYGSGNSGTTNVLRVLGKTRALLTFLGDALKSFVPVLIVKFVLCPAVPDLNAELIQLVTGFAAVMGHDYPVFLKFKGGKGIATTAAAMMAFDWRIGLCCFIIFVTVTAVTRYVSLASILLSAGIVVEILIFHPGRWDLFAMCVLYAFFAIYRHRANIGRLLSGTESKIGQKVNVNK from the coding sequence ATGACTGCTGTATATTATGTGCTTGTAATTGTGGTAGGCTATTTTTGCGGCTGCATTGAAAGTGGTTACCTTGTAGGAAAGTTATGCGGAATGGATATTCGTGACTATGGAAGCGGGAATTCTGGTACAACGAATGTACTTCGTGTACTTGGTAAAACTCGTGCATTACTTACTTTCCTTGGAGATGCATTAAAAAGCTTTGTTCCGGTACTTATTGTAAAGTTTGTATTATGTCCGGCTGTACCAGATTTGAATGCAGAACTGATTCAGCTTGTTACAGGGTTTGCGGCAGTAATGGGACATGATTATCCTGTTTTCTTAAAGTTTAAAGGAGGAAAAGGAATTGCGACAACAGCCGCCGCAATGATGGCTTTTGACTGGAGAATCGGTTTATGCTGTTTTATTATCTTTGTGACAGTCACAGCTGTAACAAGATATGTTTCCTTAGCTTCGATCCTATTATCAGCAGGTATCGTAGTAGAAATTCTTATTTTTCATCCAGGAAGATGGGATTTATTTGCGATGTGTGTCCTTTATGCATTTTTTGCAATTTATCGCCATAGAGCAAATATTGGCAGACTTTTATCTGGAACGGAAAGTAAGATCGGACAGAAAGTAAATGTTAATAAATAA
- a CDS encoding aminotransferase class I/II-fold pyridoxal phosphate-dependent enzyme translates to MNFEPAEKMKNFEAGIFQILDKKKKELEKQGKKIYNFSVGTPDFETPECVMKAVSEACLHPENYHYSLGETEELLEAVVHRYKKRYHTDIAKNEIMSVYGSQEGMAHIFLPLINPGDIVLLPNPGYPIFSTGAFIAQSNQWFYPLTEENNYLPDFDAIPQDVKEAAKIMVVSYPANPICKTAPDEFYEKLIAFAKENNILIIHDNAYSDIIYDGKEGKSFLSFPGAKEVGVEFYSLSKSYNYTGARMSFVIGNAKVIEVFKRFRSQIDYGIFLPVQAGAVAALYSDDTAVREQCAAYQERRDALCGGLREIGWNIPDSEGTMFAWGPLPKGYDNSNEFVMELMEKTGVICTPGSSFGSLGEGYVRFALVLPPSEIKKAIHSIKESGIIKE, encoded by the coding sequence ATGAATTTTGAACCAGCAGAAAAAATGAAAAATTTTGAAGCAGGAATTTTTCAGATTTTAGATAAAAAAAAGAAAGAATTAGAAAAACAGGGAAAAAAGATTTATAATTTTTCTGTAGGTACACCGGATTTTGAAACACCGGAATGTGTAATGAAAGCAGTGTCAGAAGCTTGCCTTCATCCGGAAAATTATCATTATTCTTTGGGAGAAACAGAAGAACTTTTAGAAGCGGTCGTTCATCGTTATAAAAAAAGATATCATACAGATATTGCCAAAAACGAAATCATGTCAGTTTACGGATCCCAGGAAGGAATGGCACATATTTTTCTCCCGCTGATTAATCCGGGAGATATCGTACTTTTACCGAATCCAGGTTATCCTATTTTTTCAACGGGAGCATTTATTGCACAGAGTAACCAGTGGTTTTATCCATTAACAGAGGAAAATAATTATCTTCCGGATTTTGATGCTATTCCGCAGGATGTAAAAGAAGCAGCCAAAATCATGGTCGTATCTTATCCGGCGAACCCTATTTGCAAAACAGCACCGGATGAATTTTATGAGAAGTTGATTGCATTTGCAAAAGAAAATAATATTTTAATTATTCATGATAATGCCTACTCTGATATTATATACGATGGGAAAGAAGGAAAGTCTTTCCTCTCGTTTCCGGGAGCAAAAGAAGTTGGTGTAGAATTCTATTCTCTGTCCAAAAGTTATAATTATACCGGCGCAAGAATGTCTTTTGTGATTGGTAATGCAAAAGTTATTGAAGTATTTAAACGTTTCCGTTCCCAGATAGATTATGGAATTTTCCTTCCGGTACAGGCAGGTGCCGTAGCGGCACTTTATTCTGATGATACAGCCGTAAGAGAACAATGTGCGGCATATCAGGAAAGACGAGATGCTTTATGTGGAGGACTTCGTGAAATTGGCTGGAATATTCCAGACAGTGAAGGAACAATGTTTGCATGGGGACCATTACCAAAAGGTTATGATAATTCTAATGAATTTGTTATGGAACTCATGGAAAAGACCGGAGTAATCTGTACACCGGGAAGCAGCTTTGGAAGCCTGGGAGAAGGATATGTTCGTTTTGCTCTTGTACTACCCCCGTCAGAAATAAAAAAAGCAATTCATAGCATCAAAGAGTCCGGAATTATCAAAGAGTAA
- a CDS encoding type II toxin-antitoxin system PemK/MazF family toxin yields MMIKRGDIYYADLRPVVGSEQGGVRPVLIIQNDAGNRHSPTVICAAITSRMNKAKLPTHVELSAAECDITKDSVVLLEQIRTIDKQRLKERVCHLDTDTLKRVNYALKISLELIT; encoded by the coding sequence ATGATGATAAAACGGGGAGATATTTATTATGCGGATCTGCGTCCGGTTGTAGGCTCAGAGCAGGGTGGTGTTCGCCCGGTTCTCATTATTCAAAATGATGCGGGGAATCGTCATAGTCCTACAGTAATCTGTGCAGCGATCACAAGCCGGATGAATAAGGCAAAGCTGCCAACTCATGTGGAGCTTTCTGCAGCAGAATGTGATATTACAAAAGATTCTGTCGTACTATTAGAACAGATACGTACCATTGATAAACAGCGGTTAAAAGAACGTGTATGCCATCTTGACACAGATACACTAAAAAGAGTAAACTATGCCTTAAAAATCAGTTTAGAACTGATTACATAA
- a CDS encoding DUF512 domain-containing protein yields MKKHLHIIASVESGSIAEELGLEPGDAIEEINGNEIEDIFDYQYYVEEEYLDVLVLTKDGEECVLEIEKDEDEDLGITFESSLMDEYHSCCNKCMFCFIDQMPPGMRETLYFKDDDSRLSFLQGNYITLTNMRDKDIERVIRYHLSPINISVHATNPELRCKMLHNRFAGDILEKIGRLYKAGIRMNSQVVLCKGLNDGEELDRTISDLGKFLPYMESLSVVPVGLTKYREGLAPLELFEKEDAGKVLKQIHKWQDYFRENYGTTFVHASDEWFILAEQEFPDEAYYEGYGQLENGVGMMRLLLEEVKEHLAELTGDDREKHVAIATAKLAYPTIKKLAADVETKFPGIKIDVYCITNKFFGEHITVSGLLTGQDIIAQLKGKALGEELLLPCNVLKADEDIFLDDISLKELSDSLQVPVNIIQSEGRDFVDKIITIENGGNYE; encoded by the coding sequence ATGAAAAAACATTTGCATATTATTGCCTCGGTTGAATCGGGAAGTATTGCTGAAGAACTTGGTTTAGAGCCGGGGGATGCCATAGAGGAAATCAACGGAAATGAAATAGAAGACATATTTGATTATCAGTATTATGTGGAAGAAGAGTATTTAGATGTGCTGGTTCTCACAAAAGACGGGGAAGAGTGTGTATTGGAGATTGAGAAAGATGAGGATGAAGATTTGGGAATTACTTTTGAGTCTTCTCTCATGGATGAATACCACTCCTGCTGTAATAAATGTATGTTCTGCTTTATTGACCAGATGCCTCCGGGAATGAGAGAAACACTTTACTTTAAAGATGATGATTCACGTTTGTCTTTTTTACAGGGGAATTATATTACATTAACCAATATGCGTGATAAAGACATCGAAAGAGTGATTCGGTATCATTTATCACCAATTAATATCTCTGTTCATGCAACGAATCCAGAGCTTCGATGTAAGATGCTTCACAATCGTTTTGCAGGAGATATTTTAGAAAAAATAGGACGACTTTATAAAGCAGGCATTCGCATGAACAGTCAGGTCGTACTGTGTAAAGGATTGAATGATGGAGAAGAACTTGATCGGACGATATCTGATCTTGGAAAGTTTCTTCCGTACATGGAAAGTTTATCTGTCGTTCCGGTTGGTCTTACAAAGTACAGAGAAGGTCTTGCTCCGCTTGAGCTTTTTGAAAAAGAAGATGCAGGTAAAGTACTGAAGCAGATTCATAAATGGCAGGATTATTTTCGTGAAAATTATGGAACAACCTTTGTTCATGCAAGCGATGAATGGTTTATTCTCGCAGAACAGGAATTCCCAGATGAGGCGTATTATGAAGGCTATGGACAGCTTGAAAATGGTGTCGGTATGATGCGGCTTTTGCTAGAGGAAGTAAAAGAACACCTTGCGGAGCTTACCGGTGATGATCGGGAAAAACATGTAGCAATCGCGACAGCGAAACTTGCTTATCCAACGATTAAGAAGCTTGCAGCGGATGTGGAAACGAAATTCCCTGGTATTAAGATAGATGTGTACTGCATTACTAATAAATTTTTTGGTGAACATATTACAGTTTCAGGTCTTTTGACCGGACAGGATATTATTGCACAGTTAAAAGGAAAGGCGCTTGGAGAGGAGCTCCTCCTTCCATGCAATGTGTTAAAAGCTGATGAGGATATTTTCCTTGATGACATTTCATTAAAGGAACTTTCCGATTCTTTACAAGTTCCCGTAAATATTATACAATCAGAGGGAAGAGACTTTGTTGATAAAATTATTACGATAGAGAATGGAGGAAATTATGAGTAA
- a CDS encoding NAD(P)H-hydrate dehydratase — MRYVASREEMQQIDAYSINTMGIPGIVLMEKAALALEEVFLERVPIKSSVLIVTEKGNNGGDGLALGRLLLEDGYNVDFYEIGAIPHDSDSHQIQKKVLEQMEAQFLMEFPEEEYDVIVDAVFGVGLKREVAGQHRQVIERMNQKKALKVAVDVPSGVDASTGQILGIAFCADLTVTFGLLKAGLLLYPGADISGEVIVKEIGFPNKAVEKIAPKMISFVKEDLSLLPERKAWTNKGNYGKVLLIAGAKNMAGAAVLSGTAAYKSGSGLVRVFSCEENRVILQEKLPEAILTTYDSEEKAEEILPEAISWASVIGIGPGIGQSIFARRLLKQVLALGKVPLVIDADGLNNLAVLLKNDREIKQLFYEYKSGIILTPHLKEMSRLLEEEIAEIQSNLPKAAMKMADQNHIIVLKDARTIVSDGNAPSYINMSGNNGMATGGSGDVLTGIICGFLAGGLSLLTAARLGVYCHGLAGDAAAKEKGYYSVLAGDLPNYLEKVLK, encoded by the coding sequence ATGCGTTACGTTGCTTCAAGAGAGGAAATGCAGCAGATTGATGCGTATAGTATAAATACGATGGGGATTCCTGGTATTGTTTTAATGGAAAAGGCGGCGCTTGCTTTAGAAGAAGTCTTTTTAGAGAGAGTACCAATAAAGAGTAGTGTACTTATTGTTACAGAAAAGGGCAATAACGGTGGAGATGGTCTGGCACTTGGGCGTCTTTTATTAGAAGATGGATACAATGTTGATTTTTATGAAATCGGAGCAATTCCACATGATTCAGATTCCCATCAGATTCAGAAGAAAGTTTTAGAGCAGATGGAAGCGCAGTTTTTGATGGAGTTTCCAGAAGAAGAATATGATGTGATCGTCGATGCGGTTTTCGGTGTTGGATTAAAAAGAGAAGTAGCGGGACAGCACAGACAAGTAATCGAGAGAATGAATCAGAAGAAAGCGTTAAAAGTAGCGGTTGATGTGCCATCGGGTGTAGATGCTTCGACAGGACAGATTCTTGGCATAGCTTTTTGCGCAGATTTGACGGTTACGTTTGGACTGTTAAAAGCTGGGCTGCTCCTGTATCCGGGAGCGGATATCAGTGGAGAAGTTATTGTAAAAGAAATTGGATTCCCAAACAAAGCGGTAGAAAAAATTGCTCCGAAGATGATTTCTTTTGTAAAAGAGGATCTTTCTCTGTTGCCAGAACGAAAAGCCTGGACGAATAAGGGGAATTATGGGAAGGTATTATTAATCGCAGGGGCAAAAAATATGGCTGGAGCAGCTGTTTTGAGCGGAACGGCAGCTTATAAAAGCGGAAGTGGACTGGTACGGGTTTTTTCTTGCGAGGAAAACAGGGTAATTTTACAAGAAAAGCTTCCGGAAGCGATTCTTACAACATATGATTCAGAAGAAAAGGCGGAAGAGATTTTGCCGGAAGCGATTTCCTGGGCATCAGTTATCGGCATTGGTCCAGGAATCGGACAGAGTATATTTGCCAGACGATTATTAAAGCAGGTTCTCGCATTGGGTAAAGTTCCGCTTGTAATTGATGCGGATGGATTAAATAATCTGGCTGTTTTATTGAAAAATGATAGAGAGATAAAACAATTATTCTATGAATATAAGAGTGGAATCATATTAACGCCACATCTAAAAGAAATGTCCAGGCTGCTTGAAGAAGAAATAGCGGAGATTCAGAGTAATCTGCCAAAAGCAGCGATGAAGATGGCAGATCAAAATCATATAATCGTCCTAAAAGATGCAAGGACAATTGTATCTGATGGAAATGCTCCTTCATATATTAATATGAGTGGAAATAACGGAATGGCAACAGGCGGAAGCGGTGATGTTTTAACCGGAATAATTTGTGGTTTTCTGGCAGGCGGGCTTAGTTTGTTAACTGCAGCACGATTAGGGGTATATTGCCATGGACTTGCGGGAGATGCCGCCGCAAAAGAAAAAGGATATTATAGTGTACTTGCAGGAGATTTGCCGAATTATCTGGAAAAAGTTTTGAAATAA